From a single Planctellipticum variicoloris genomic region:
- the rpsT gene encoding 30S ribosomal protein S20, translating into MPNTESAKRSLRKKEVRRLRNRSERSALRTIVKKVRVAVGAGDTVQSKDALQAAIKRIDRAADKGLIHKNKAARDKSRLTKACNKLAAAGAAAPAEN; encoded by the coding sequence ATGCCGAACACCGAAAGTGCAAAGCGTTCTCTGCGGAAGAAGGAAGTCCGTCGTTTGAGGAACCGCTCCGAGCGTTCCGCATTGCGGACGATCGTGAAGAAGGTTCGCGTCGCCGTGGGTGCGGGCGACACCGTCCAGTCGAAGGACGCGCTTCAGGCGGCCATCAAGCGGATTGATCGCGCGGCTGACAAGGGGCTGATCCATAAGAACAAGGCCGCCCGTGACAAGTCCCGGCTGACGAAGGCCTGCAATAAGCTGGCCGCCGCCGGGGCTGCTGCTCCGGCCGAGAACTAA
- a CDS encoding DUF58 domain-containing protein: protein MTPRLRLLGLTAVCGVPLLGSVWLPALGLLGVVLTVGLAVAALLDLLLTPPLAQVEVAREVRDVLSVGARNPVTVWLRSRARRPLMLVLHDEPPQPCAMFELPFVVELPPGVRAARTYWIEPFHRGDNAFGPLHLRAVSRWGLWLLSDVREIPKAVRIYPDIQAVRQVELLARQNRLAEAGVRLSRLRGRGSEFDRLREYRREDEYRGIDWKATARHQSLISREYVVERNQNLLLVLDSGRSMCNSQDGVTHFDRALNAAILLSYVALRQGDTVGLLAGANQIQRWVRPLRGMGAIESLIRQVYDLRATYEATDYELLTEELRRRYRKRSLVIVLTHALDELHFETIAGQLRRLRSPHLVLGAFLENVPLRERAEMVPETDLEAFQVAAATEMIAAQQAQIARLQQSGLLVVNTQPEQLSSRLISRYLDIKARHQL, encoded by the coding sequence ATGACGCCCCGCCTGCGGCTGCTGGGCCTGACGGCGGTCTGCGGCGTGCCGCTCCTGGGGAGCGTCTGGCTGCCGGCGCTGGGGCTGCTGGGAGTGGTCCTGACGGTCGGACTCGCCGTCGCGGCCCTGCTGGACCTGTTGCTGACTCCGCCGCTGGCCCAGGTGGAAGTCGCTCGCGAGGTGCGGGATGTTCTCAGCGTCGGCGCCCGCAATCCAGTCACCGTCTGGCTGCGGAGCCGCGCCAGACGTCCGCTGATGCTTGTGCTCCACGACGAACCGCCGCAGCCTTGCGCGATGTTCGAGCTGCCGTTTGTCGTCGAGTTGCCGCCGGGAGTCAGAGCCGCACGGACCTACTGGATCGAGCCGTTTCATCGGGGCGACAACGCCTTCGGCCCGCTGCACCTGCGGGCCGTCAGCCGCTGGGGACTGTGGCTGCTGTCGGACGTGCGAGAGATTCCGAAAGCCGTCCGGATCTACCCGGATATTCAGGCGGTGCGGCAGGTTGAACTGCTGGCCCGGCAGAACCGGCTGGCGGAAGCCGGCGTCCGGCTGTCGCGTCTCCGCGGACGCGGCTCGGAGTTTGACCGGCTGCGGGAATATCGCCGCGAGGACGAATATCGGGGCATCGACTGGAAGGCGACGGCCCGGCATCAGAGTCTGATCAGCCGGGAGTACGTCGTCGAGCGCAATCAGAATCTGCTGCTGGTTCTGGATTCCGGCCGGTCGATGTGCAACTCCCAGGACGGCGTCACGCACTTCGACCGGGCGCTGAACGCGGCAATTCTGCTGTCGTATGTGGCGCTGCGGCAGGGGGATACCGTCGGCCTCCTGGCCGGGGCGAATCAGATTCAGCGCTGGGTCCGGCCATTGCGGGGGATGGGAGCCATCGAGTCGCTGATCCGGCAGGTTTACGACCTGCGGGCGACCTATGAAGCGACGGATTACGAACTGCTGACGGAAGAGCTGCGCCGGCGGTATCGCAAGCGGTCGCTGGTGATCGTCCTGACTCATGCGCTCGATGAATTGCACTTCGAAACGATCGCGGGGCAACTGCGGAGATTGCGTTCGCCGCACCTGGTCCTGGGAGCTTTCCTGGAGAACGTGCCGTTGCGGGAAAGAGCGGAAATGGTTCCGGAAACCGACCTCGAAGCATTCCAGGTCGCGGCCGCGACCGAGATGATTGCGGCCCAGCAGGCGCAGATCGCCCGGCTGCAGCAGAGCGGGCTGCTGGTCGTCAACACGCAGCCGGAGCAACTTTCATCGCGGCTGATCAGCCGGTACCTGGATATCAAGGCCAGGCATCAGCTTTGA
- a CDS encoding AAA family ATPase: protein MEFPDIAAAFERCLTEIGKVLVGQQELVEGTLVALLSEGNVLIEGVPGLGKTLLVTTLSRVLSCKFKRIQFTPDLMPSDITGHSVYDMNERKFTFSPGPLFTNLLLADEVNRAPAKTQSALLEAMQERQVTVDGETFRLTRPFITIATQNPLEQEGTYPLPEAQLDRFMFKLIVDYPAPTQELEILRQYAAGKDNRQLDQFDVQSVLTGEQVVQIQQKIREVIAEESILKYITDIVIQTRNWHSVEVGASPRASVNLLLGARALAACYGRNFVVPDDVKQLAPWVLRHRLRLKPEAEIEGTAVDEVIREVLDSVEAPQP from the coding sequence ATGGAGTTTCCGGACATCGCCGCGGCCTTTGAGCGTTGCCTCACCGAGATCGGCAAGGTTCTGGTGGGGCAGCAGGAGCTGGTCGAGGGGACGCTGGTTGCGCTGCTGAGCGAAGGAAACGTCCTGATCGAAGGCGTCCCCGGTCTGGGAAAAACCCTGCTGGTGACGACGCTCAGTCGAGTGCTCTCCTGCAAGTTCAAGCGGATTCAGTTCACGCCGGACCTGATGCCGTCGGACATTACCGGGCACTCGGTCTACGACATGAACGAGCGAAAGTTTACATTCAGCCCGGGGCCGCTGTTTACCAATCTGCTGCTCGCCGACGAAGTCAACCGCGCTCCTGCGAAGACTCAGTCCGCGCTGCTGGAAGCGATGCAGGAGCGGCAGGTGACCGTCGACGGGGAAACCTTCCGGCTGACGCGTCCGTTTATCACGATCGCCACCCAGAACCCGCTGGAGCAGGAAGGGACCTATCCGCTTCCCGAAGCGCAGCTCGACCGGTTCATGTTCAAGCTGATCGTGGACTATCCGGCGCCGACTCAGGAACTGGAGATTCTCCGCCAGTACGCGGCGGGTAAAGATAACCGGCAGCTCGATCAGTTCGACGTGCAGTCGGTATTGACCGGCGAGCAGGTGGTCCAGATTCAGCAGAAGATCCGCGAAGTCATCGCGGAAGAATCCATTCTCAAGTACATCACCGACATCGTGATTCAGACGCGGAACTGGCATTCGGTGGAGGTCGGGGCCAGTCCGCGGGCCAGCGTGAATCTGCTGCTGGGGGCGCGAGCCCTGGCGGCATGTTATGGCCGGAACTTCGTGGTGCCCGACGATGTCAAACAGCTTGCGCCGTGGGTCCTGCGACATCGATTGCGACTGAAACCGGAGGCCGAGATCGAGGGGACTGCGGTCGATGAAGTCATTCGCGAGGTGCTCGACAGCGTCGAGGCTCCCCAGCCATGA
- the dnaN gene encoding DNA polymerase III subunit beta, which yields MQLQCQRGSLTSAFQAVSGVVPSRTTKDILKNVKLQVGRGQAMLVGTDSEISMRVEVAGVETESLGETLLPTARVLSILRELSDDTVRLEITGDAVWIRCGYSEFRLSAEDPADFPPVAGFEDEDFFVVPAAILRQMIRRTIFATDVESTRYALGGVLMELSSERITLAATDSRRLALMHGVCSANGSPQVAATAPVVPSKAMTLVERCLGDAEQDVQIAVHPNDIAFRCGGTVISSQLVQGRFPDYRKVLPTTFNSTVELVASPFYSAVRQSQIVTNEESRGVDFTFSKGVLRLSSQAADVGQSKIELPISYDDADLTITFDPRYISDFLRVLDGGTSVKFQLIDHESAAVLATDDGYSYVIMPLSRD from the coding sequence ATGCAGTTACAATGCCAGCGTGGATCGTTGACGTCGGCGTTTCAGGCGGTCAGCGGCGTGGTCCCCAGTCGGACCACGAAAGACATTCTCAAAAACGTCAAGCTGCAGGTCGGTCGCGGACAGGCGATGCTCGTCGGCACCGACTCCGAAATCAGCATGCGCGTTGAAGTGGCAGGCGTCGAAACCGAATCGCTCGGCGAAACTCTCCTGCCCACCGCCCGCGTCCTGTCCATCCTCCGCGAACTGAGCGACGACACCGTCCGTCTGGAAATCACCGGCGACGCCGTCTGGATTCGCTGCGGGTACAGCGAGTTCCGCCTTTCCGCCGAAGATCCCGCCGACTTTCCGCCCGTGGCGGGTTTTGAAGACGAAGATTTCTTCGTCGTTCCCGCCGCGATTCTGCGGCAGATGATCCGCAGGACCATTTTTGCCACCGACGTCGAAAGCACCCGCTACGCACTCGGCGGCGTGCTGATGGAACTCTCCTCCGAACGAATCACCCTCGCAGCCACCGACAGTCGCCGGCTGGCCCTGATGCACGGCGTCTGCTCTGCGAACGGTTCGCCGCAGGTCGCCGCAACGGCCCCGGTCGTCCCCTCCAAGGCCATGACGCTCGTCGAACGCTGCCTCGGAGACGCCGAGCAGGACGTGCAGATCGCGGTCCACCCGAACGACATCGCCTTCCGCTGCGGCGGGACGGTCATCTCCAGCCAGCTCGTCCAGGGACGCTTCCCGGACTATCGCAAGGTGCTCCCGACCACCTTCAACTCCACCGTCGAACTGGTCGCCTCCCCCTTCTACTCCGCAGTCCGCCAGTCGCAGATCGTGACCAACGAAGAAAGCCGGGGGGTCGATTTCACCTTCTCGAAAGGCGTTCTCCGACTCAGCAGCCAGGCGGCCGACGTCGGCCAGTCCAAGATCGAACTGCCGATTTCCTACGACGACGCCGACCTGACCATCACGTTCGATCCCCGGTATATCTCGGACTTTCTTCGCGTCCTCGACGGCGGGACGTCGGTCAAGTTTCAGCTCATCGATCACGAGAGTGCCGCGGTCCTCGCGACCGACGACGGCTACTCCTACGTCATCATGCCCCTTTCGCGAGACTAG
- a CDS encoding DUF2752 domain-containing protein, which produces MTFRETLVGLPIGRTGRASLVGLALFLAGGFAAAAWLQPDPRGYGTHRQFGLPGCSAQVLFGIRCPGCGMTTCFSNFVRGDWAAAARANPAGLLLATACAGLIPWALGSAWFCRLLWVSDPLPVTASFLGLFGIASLIVWWMRL; this is translated from the coding sequence ATGACATTTCGTGAAACATTGGTCGGCCTGCCGATCGGCAGGACGGGTCGCGCCAGTCTGGTCGGCCTGGCCCTGTTCCTGGCGGGCGGTTTTGCGGCGGCTGCCTGGCTGCAGCCGGATCCTCGCGGATACGGCACGCATCGCCAGTTCGGTCTCCCGGGCTGCTCGGCTCAGGTTCTGTTCGGCATCCGCTGTCCCGGCTGCGGGATGACCACCTGTTTCTCGAATTTCGTGCGGGGCGACTGGGCTGCCGCCGCCCGCGCCAATCCTGCCGGATTGCTGCTGGCGACGGCCTGTGCCGGATTGATTCCGTGGGCGCTGGGAAGTGCGTGGTTCTGTCGGCTGCTGTGGGTTTCGGACCCGCTGCCGGTGACCGCCAGCTTTCTCGGTCTCTTCGGAATCGCGTCGCTGATCGTCTGGTGGATGCGGTTGTAG
- a CDS encoding DNA gyrase subunit B — MSETTETPGSEPVVPGSDYSEKDLRVLEGIDGIRHRPAMYIGDTGTLGLHHLVYELIDNSIDECVAGYAKQISVKIHADGSVTVQDDGRGIPVGVMPDKGNKSALEVVFTNIHAGGKFDREGGYKLGTGGLHGVGIKAVNALAEWLEAEVRREGHVWSMDFVRGKVVSDLKKLGKSDATGTKITFKADPEIFSDTKYVYETLAKRAQELAFLSAGVRIAIEDERSGQKDDFYYPDGIVEFVKYLNRTESALYEPIIRITGELEGVFVDIAVQHNDGFSENVRSFANNVNNAGGGTHLSGFRAALTRTVNAYGKREKIFDENIAPGGDDFREGLVAVITVRVPDPQFEGQTKFKLGNSEVEGIVNSVAGEALNKFFEEKPAIAKKICQKGAMAAEAREAARKSREMVRRKGALTSGGLPEKLRDCRSRELDITEVFLVEGDSAGGSADSGRDSNTQAILPLRGKILNVEKAQLVKILDNAEISNIFKAIGIPPMAELEDITKRRYGKIILMTDADIDGSHIRTLLLTFLFRHMRALVEHGCVYIAQPPLYKVVQRSKTRYVQTHESMMAELIELGLNGSTVICQDGDELTGDVLRTIVKLMTRLEEPMEVLERRGITLRHMSARIPEGSTQLPQYRVFLGRAEHWFFTKSEVEQFIQAEEARRGHELDVAAANAAAQPPVEGAEVATPAESLLQVVDLYEIRSINDVLRDLKGYGIGLADLYPPGAKDGETVYPFRIVQEDHTVKLTSFRELLIQLRALGERGMKVTRFKGLGEMDAEELWDTSMHPQQRTLLQVTMEDASAADEMFRVLMGDQVEPRREFIEKHALDVKDLDV, encoded by the coding sequence TTGTCAGAGACGACCGAAACTCCCGGCAGTGAACCCGTTGTCCCCGGCAGCGATTACAGCGAAAAGGATCTCCGCGTCCTCGAAGGGATCGACGGCATCCGCCATCGTCCCGCCATGTACATCGGCGATACCGGGACGCTCGGGCTGCACCACCTCGTCTACGAACTGATCGATAACTCGATCGACGAATGCGTCGCCGGCTACGCTAAACAGATCTCGGTCAAGATCCACGCCGACGGCAGCGTCACCGTCCAGGACGACGGTCGCGGCATCCCTGTCGGCGTCATGCCCGACAAGGGCAACAAGTCTGCCCTGGAAGTGGTCTTCACCAATATTCACGCCGGCGGAAAATTCGACCGCGAAGGGGGCTACAAGCTCGGCACCGGCGGCCTGCACGGCGTCGGCATCAAGGCGGTCAACGCCCTCGCCGAATGGCTCGAAGCCGAAGTCCGCCGCGAAGGCCACGTCTGGAGCATGGACTTCGTGCGCGGCAAGGTCGTCTCGGACCTGAAAAAGCTCGGCAAGAGCGACGCCACCGGTACGAAAATCACCTTCAAGGCCGACCCGGAGATCTTCTCCGACACGAAATACGTCTACGAGACGCTGGCCAAACGCGCCCAGGAACTCGCCTTCCTGAGTGCAGGCGTCCGCATCGCCATCGAAGACGAACGCAGCGGCCAGAAGGACGATTTCTACTATCCCGACGGGATCGTCGAGTTCGTCAAGTACCTCAACCGGACTGAGTCCGCACTCTACGAACCGATCATCCGCATCACGGGCGAGCTGGAGGGGGTCTTCGTCGACATCGCTGTCCAGCACAACGACGGTTTTTCGGAGAACGTCCGCTCGTTCGCCAACAACGTCAACAACGCCGGCGGCGGCACGCACCTGTCGGGGTTCCGCGCTGCCCTGACGCGGACCGTCAACGCCTACGGCAAACGGGAAAAGATCTTCGACGAGAACATCGCCCCCGGCGGCGACGACTTCCGCGAAGGGCTCGTCGCCGTGATCACCGTCCGCGTTCCCGACCCGCAGTTCGAAGGCCAGACCAAGTTCAAGCTCGGCAACAGCGAAGTCGAAGGGATCGTCAACAGCGTCGCGGGCGAAGCGCTGAACAAGTTCTTCGAAGAGAAGCCCGCCATCGCCAAGAAGATCTGCCAGAAGGGCGCAATGGCCGCCGAGGCCCGCGAAGCCGCCCGCAAGTCCCGCGAAATGGTCCGCCGCAAGGGAGCGCTGACCTCCGGCGGACTCCCCGAAAAACTCCGCGACTGCCGCAGCCGGGAACTCGACATCACCGAAGTCTTTCTGGTGGAAGGCGATTCGGCCGGCGGCTCCGCCGACAGCGGCCGGGATTCGAACACGCAGGCGATTCTGCCCCTCCGCGGCAAGATTCTGAACGTCGAAAAGGCTCAGCTCGTCAAGATTCTCGACAACGCCGAAATCTCCAACATCTTCAAAGCTATCGGCATCCCCCCGATGGCCGAACTCGAAGACATCACCAAGCGGCGGTACGGCAAGATCATCCTGATGACCGACGCCGACATCGACGGCAGCCACATCCGCACCCTGCTGCTGACGTTCCTCTTCCGCCACATGCGGGCCCTGGTCGAGCACGGCTGCGTCTACATCGCCCAGCCCCCCCTCTACAAAGTGGTCCAGCGCAGCAAGACCCGTTACGTGCAGACGCACGAAAGCATGATGGCGGAACTGATCGAACTCGGACTCAACGGCAGCACCGTTATCTGCCAGGATGGCGACGAGCTCACCGGTGACGTTCTCCGGACCATCGTCAAGCTGATGACCCGGCTGGAAGAGCCGATGGAAGTCCTCGAACGGCGCGGCATCACCCTCCGGCACATGTCCGCCCGGATTCCCGAGGGGAGCACCCAGCTTCCGCAGTACCGCGTCTTCCTGGGCCGGGCTGAGCACTGGTTCTTCACCAAAAGCGAAGTCGAGCAGTTCATCCAGGCCGAAGAAGCCCGCCGCGGACACGAACTCGACGTCGCAGCCGCCAACGCGGCCGCGCAGCCCCCCGTCGAGGGGGCCGAAGTCGCAACCCCCGCCGAGAGCCTGCTGCAGGTGGTCGATCTCTACGAAATCCGCTCGATCAACGACGTCCTGCGCGATCTGAAGGGCTACGGCATCGGACTGGCCGATCTCTACCCGCCCGGCGCCAAAGACGGCGAAACGGTCTATCCGTTCCGCATCGTTCAGGAGGACCACACGGTCAAGCTCACCAGCTTCCGCGAGCTGCTGATTCAGCTCCGCGCCCTCGGCGAACGGGGCATGAAAGTCACCCGCTTCAAAGGTCTCGGCGAAATGGACGCCGAGGAACTGTGGGACACCAGCATGCACCCCCAGCAGCGGACCCTGCTGCAGGTGACGATGGAAGACGCCTCGGCGGCCGACGAAATGTTCCGCGTCCTGATGGGCGACCAGGTCGAACCCCGCCGGGAGTTTATCGAGAAACACGCGCTCGACGTCAAAGATCTGGACGTCTGA
- the zwf gene encoding glucose-6-phosphate dehydrogenase: MSSDQPSVVTAPQAIPQAATGHVPAGDATIMIFGASGDLTARKLMPALFDLWYEGYLSDASPIIGVARRPKSDEEFRNEIFADVNGNVRAGQISPERWSQFASRLHYLQLDIANPSDYAPLVNGLVPIEQAAGTQGKRVVYLATAPDLFLSAVEGLSQSGLVPGRESADWLRVVFEKPFGHDLASAQELSTQLRRFLREDQIYRIDHYLGKETVQNILLFRFGNSIFEPLFNRNHIDHVQITVAESQGMERGRGGYYDHSGALRDVLQNHVLQLLCLIAMEPPALFGARDLHDEKLKVLKALSGGNRGDVASWVIPGQYSAGVVDGKPAASYLSEERIPPDSRTETYVAMKVQVDNWRWAGVPFYLRTGKRMPSRVSEIAIQFKLPPLNLFSTVECEGDICDLVGARPNRLVFRIQPSESIKLSFSTKRPGMNYQIHPVTMDFNYDATFKQALPEAYERLLLDVLRGDSTLFLRTDELEAAWQFVTPVLEYWSRHQTVPEPYRAGSWGPRSADDLLLRDSRNWRTPSST, translated from the coding sequence ATGAGCTCCGATCAACCCAGCGTTGTGACCGCGCCCCAGGCGATTCCGCAGGCCGCGACAGGACACGTTCCTGCCGGGGACGCCACGATCATGATCTTCGGAGCCTCCGGAGATCTGACCGCCCGCAAGCTCATGCCCGCCCTGTTCGACCTGTGGTACGAAGGCTATCTGTCGGATGCGTCGCCCATTATCGGCGTGGCCCGCCGACCGAAGTCCGACGAAGAATTTCGCAACGAGATCTTCGCCGACGTGAACGGCAACGTCCGGGCCGGGCAGATCTCGCCGGAGCGCTGGTCGCAGTTCGCCAGCCGCCTCCACTATCTGCAGCTCGACATTGCCAACCCCTCCGACTACGCGCCGCTGGTCAATGGCCTGGTCCCGATCGAGCAGGCCGCCGGTACGCAGGGGAAACGGGTCGTCTACCTCGCCACGGCCCCGGATCTGTTTCTGTCCGCCGTGGAAGGTCTGAGCCAGTCGGGGCTGGTCCCCGGCCGTGAATCGGCCGACTGGCTCCGCGTGGTCTTCGAGAAGCCCTTCGGCCACGACCTGGCCTCCGCGCAGGAACTGAGCACCCAGCTCCGCCGCTTCCTGCGCGAAGATCAGATCTACCGCATCGACCATTACCTCGGCAAAGAAACGGTTCAGAACATCCTGCTGTTCCGGTTCGGAAACTCGATCTTCGAGCCCCTCTTCAACCGCAATCACATCGATCACGTGCAGATCACCGTCGCCGAGTCCCAGGGGATGGAGCGGGGGCGGGGCGGTTACTACGACCACTCCGGCGCCCTGCGCGACGTGCTGCAGAATCACGTCCTGCAGCTCCTTTGCCTGATCGCCATGGAACCCCCGGCGCTCTTCGGCGCGCGAGATCTCCACGACGAAAAGCTGAAGGTCCTCAAAGCCCTGTCCGGCGGAAACCGCGGCGACGTCGCGTCCTGGGTCATCCCCGGCCAATACTCCGCGGGAGTCGTCGACGGAAAGCCCGCCGCCAGCTACCTGTCCGAAGAACGCATCCCCCCCGACAGCCGCACCGAAACCTACGTGGCCATGAAAGTCCAGGTCGACAACTGGCGCTGGGCCGGCGTGCCGTTCTATCTCCGCACCGGCAAGCGGATGCCGTCCCGCGTTTCCGAGATCGCCATCCAGTTCAAGCTGCCGCCGCTGAACCTCTTCAGCACCGTCGAATGCGAGGGGGACATCTGCGATCTGGTCGGCGCCCGACCCAACCGGCTCGTATTCCGCATCCAGCCCAGCGAATCCATCAAGCTGTCGTTCTCGACCAAGCGACCCGGCATGAACTACCAGATCCATCCCGTCACGATGGACTTCAACTACGACGCAACCTTCAAGCAGGCCCTGCCCGAAGCCTACGAACGACTCCTGCTCGACGTGCTCCGCGGCGACTCCACCCTCTTCCTCCGCACCGACGAGCTCGAAGCCGCCTGGCAATTTGTGACCCCCGTCCTCGAGTACTGGAGCCGCCACCAGACGGTCCCCGAACCCTACCGCGCCGGCTCGTGGGGTCCCCGTTCGGCCGACGACCTCCTCCTCCGCGACTCCCGCAACTGGCGGACCCCCAGCAGTACCTGA
- a CDS encoding tetratricopeptide repeat protein, whose product MAEIDDRKRKIAAECYKRGADALSKESWDFAAQMFGQAVTLVPDNVVYRQTLRGAEERKYNNNKKGAGATSFLSMNSAKSKVKKARSQQNWDDLDKAAEEGLAINPWDAQLNADVGEAARQRGYEEVAAYGFQKAAENAPENKDFLKSWAEVMETRHLYDDAIKIVERLFRLDAQNGEWRSWISRLHTNKTIYKGRFEEAQSTREVKQEPIVGYEESVTGGGAGKELIGPGDSEEADYQRAIRKDPKNKDNYIRLADLYRRESRLEEALEQMKLGADVSGGDANILERAEDIELEMAQRDLERMRQTVPKGGEEAKSQYLQMKKDLLERSIRIFQKRIERYPADMRLKFEQAERLMQAKQYPLATKLLQQASGDPRIEGSVKLNLGKCFLAQGQNGLALKQLEQAVIKLNRVEQAEPFTDCYYLIGRLREAAGDNDAAVDAYTEVISIDYDYKDARERMEKLQGRTEGDELSDLV is encoded by the coding sequence ATGGCAGAAATCGACGATCGCAAGCGAAAAATTGCCGCGGAGTGCTATAAGCGGGGCGCCGATGCGCTCTCCAAGGAGAGCTGGGACTTCGCCGCCCAGATGTTCGGGCAGGCGGTCACGCTCGTCCCCGACAACGTCGTGTATCGCCAGACGCTGCGCGGGGCCGAAGAGCGGAAATACAACAACAACAAGAAGGGCGCCGGCGCAACCTCGTTCCTGTCGATGAACAGTGCCAAAAGCAAGGTCAAGAAGGCCCGGTCGCAGCAGAACTGGGACGATCTCGACAAGGCCGCCGAAGAGGGTCTGGCGATCAATCCCTGGGACGCCCAGCTCAACGCCGACGTCGGCGAAGCCGCCCGTCAGCGCGGTTACGAAGAAGTCGCCGCCTATGGTTTCCAGAAGGCGGCCGAGAATGCCCCGGAGAACAAAGACTTTCTGAAGTCCTGGGCCGAGGTGATGGAAACCCGTCATCTCTACGACGACGCCATCAAGATTGTCGAACGGCTCTTCCGCCTCGATGCGCAGAACGGCGAATGGCGCAGTTGGATCAGCCGGCTCCACACGAATAAGACGATCTACAAGGGCCGCTTCGAAGAGGCCCAGAGCACGCGCGAGGTCAAGCAGGAGCCGATCGTCGGCTACGAGGAAAGCGTCACGGGCGGGGGCGCCGGCAAAGAACTGATCGGCCCGGGCGACTCCGAGGAAGCCGACTACCAGCGCGCGATTCGCAAGGATCCCAAGAACAAGGACAACTACATCCGCCTCGCCGACCTCTACCGGCGCGAAAGCCGGCTGGAGGAGGCCCTCGAACAGATGAAGCTGGGGGCCGACGTCAGCGGCGGCGACGCCAATATTCTGGAGCGCGCCGAAGACATCGAACTGGAAATGGCCCAGCGCGATCTGGAGCGGATGCGTCAGACCGTTCCCAAAGGTGGCGAAGAGGCGAAGTCTCAATATCTGCAGATGAAGAAGGATCTGCTCGAACGCTCGATCCGCATTTTCCAGAAACGCATCGAACGCTACCCGGCCGACATGCGGCTGAAGTTCGAGCAGGCCGAACGCCTGATGCAGGCGAAGCAGTATCCGCTGGCGACGAAGTTGCTGCAGCAGGCCTCCGGCGACCCCCGCATCGAAGGTTCCGTCAAACTGAACCTGGGCAAGTGCTTCCTGGCCCAGGGGCAGAACGGACTGGCCCTCAAGCAGCTTGAGCAGGCCGTCATCAAACTCAACCGAGTGGAACAAGCGGAGCCGTTTACGGACTGCTACTATCTCATCGGGCGCCTGCGCGAAGCCGCCGGCGACAATGATGCCGCCGTCGACGCCTATACCGAAGTCATCAGCATCGACTACGACTACAAAGACGCCCGCGAGCGGATGGAAAAGCTGCAGGGGCGGACCGAAGGGGATGAGCTTTCGGATCTGGTCTAG
- a CDS encoding DUF721 domain-containing protein, whose product MAQAGSVSAGGSRDPQPLSMALAELIALRGFARKQGHDDLQRAWEAVAEPEWASLAKPLKIQKGVLHVSVGSAALLSQLASFHAADLAGKLQAQYPRLQIRSLKFQLAGR is encoded by the coding sequence ATGGCTCAGGCCGGTTCTGTGTCCGCGGGCGGATCGCGGGATCCGCAACCGCTGTCGATGGCGCTGGCGGAGCTGATTGCCCTTCGCGGATTCGCCCGCAAGCAGGGGCACGACGACCTGCAACGGGCCTGGGAAGCCGTGGCGGAACCGGAATGGGCTTCCCTGGCGAAGCCGCTCAAAATTCAGAAAGGGGTGCTGCACGTGTCCGTCGGCAGCGCTGCCCTTCTCAGCCAGCTCGCTTCCTTTCATGCCGCCGATCTGGCCGGAAAGCTCCAGGCTCAGTATCCGCGGCTGCAGATTCGCAGTTTGAAATTCCAGTTGGCTGGTCGCTGA